In a single window of the Diospyros lotus cultivar Yz01 chromosome 10, ASM1463336v1, whole genome shotgun sequence genome:
- the LOC127811955 gene encoding non-specific lipid transfer protein GPI-anchored 20-like, with product MASLVPFLGLVPALALALTALVLPVHAQISTACSASMLNGFTPCLRFITSGSNTTSPTSDCCSAVKTVISNGTDCLCLIATGNVPFQMPINRTLAISLPRACNMSVPVQCKASSAPIPAPGPIALTPALSPEAAPEADTTPALTPADSEVPAASAGSRPVLTPSSARPSRSFSPSLTLALLGAMVLKYYY from the exons ATGGCAAGTCTCGTGCCATTTTTGGGCCTAGTTCCAGCTTTAGCACTGGCTTTAACAGCCCTAGTTCTGCCAGTTCATGCTCAAATCAGCACCGCTTGCTCAGCTTCCATGCTCAATGGCTTCACTCCTTGCCTCAGGTTCATCACCAGTGGCTCAAATACCACTTCACCAACATCCGACTGCTGCAGTGCAGTCAAGACTGTTATAAGCAATGGCACAGATTGTCTGTGCCTTATTGCAACCGGGAATGTTCCCTTTCAAATGCCCATCAACAGGACCCTGGCCATCTCCCTACCTCGCGCCTGTAATATGAGTGTGCCTGTCCAGTGCAAAG CCTCTTCTGCTCCTATCCCAGCTCCAG GTCCTATCGCCCTTACTCCGGCTCTGTCTCCCGAAGCTGCACCGGAGGCTGACACAACTCCGGCCCTCACACCAGCAGACTCAGAAGTTCCGGCTGCCAGTGCAGGAAGCCGGCCAGTTCTGACACCGTCATCCGCCAGGCCCTCCCGCAGCTTTTCGCCATCTCTGACTCTTGCTCTGCTAGGAGCTATGGTTCTGAAGTACTATTATTAA
- the LOC127810903 gene encoding uncharacterized protein LOC127810903 isoform X2, with product MLQVKDLLLRTQMALMSLRRIANFTPAVNFHSLSRMLCFSSSSRTFFDNENGGGATQSPLINNEGIGIASSGAHLSTLFSRGTAHLQGCRIELVDDEAWQLSSGLAEAWRGRNRAPEGTGLVTEAVDEEMVTSSLPSEDDPNFDEIDDMRIRGSLFYKIDRDSKEFEEYSFDFHGKKQTKNKQNRKERENSKGKLASEAEKSSKNKEEQKETRKRENASYDSVTEGKGLPKLLKNDVLNSSLHEMDSSCGGKRERALTFNQLTAPYHEPFCLDIYLTKGSVRACIIHRATSKVVAVAHSISKDMKFDLSSVRNATACAAVGHVLAQRALADDIHNVVYTPRKGEKLEGKLQIVLQSIIDNGVNVKVKIKQRKVKKGTRSPLP from the exons ATGCTG CAGGTGAAAGATCTTCTGTTAAGAACCCAAATGGCATTAATGTCTTTGAGAAGAATCGCCAACTTCACGCCAGCGGTGAATTTTCATTCTCTTTCAAGAATGCtttgtttttcttctagttCGCGGACATTTTTTGACAATGAAAATGGAGGTGGAGCAACACAATCACCATTGATCAATAATGAGGGAATTGGAATTGCCAGCAGTGGGGCTCATCTTTCGACTTTGTTTTCGCGAGGTACAGCTCATCTGCAGGGTTGCAGAATTGAACTTGTAGATGACGAGGCGTGGCAGCTTTCATCAGGTTTAGCTGAGGCatggagaggaagaaatagGGCACCTGAAGGAACTGGTCTGGTTACTGAAGCTGTTGATGAGGAGATGGTTACTTCCAGCTTGCCTAGCGAGGATGATCCAAACTTTGATGAGATTGATGATATGAGAATCAGAGGAAGCCTTTTCTATAAGATTGATAGAGATTCCAAAGAATTTGAGGAATACAGTTTTGACTTCCATGGCAAAAAACAGACAAAGAACAAGCAAaacaggaaagaaagagagaactCAAAAGGTAAGTTGGCATCTGAGGCTGAAAAATCCTCTAAGAACAAAGAAGAGCAAAAGGAAACCAGAAAGAGGGAAAATGCAAGTTATGATTCCGTTACTGAAGGTAAGGGCTTGCCCAAACTTCTTAAGAATGACGTTCTTAATTCTTCACTACATGAAATGGACAGTTCTTGTGGTGGGAAAAGGGAAAGGGCTCTCACCTTCAATCAACTTACGGCTCCTTACCATGAACCATTTTGCTTAGACATTTACCTAACGAAGGGATCTGTTCGTGCCTGCATCATTCACCGGGCGACTAGCAAGGTTGTTGCTGTGGCTCATTCAATATCCAAGGACATGAAGTTTGACCTGTCATCAGTGAGGAACGCAACTGCTTGTGCTGCAGTGGGACATGTTTTAGCCCAGAGAGCATTGGCTGATGACATCCATAATGTGGTTTACACACCAAGGAAAGGGGAAAAATTGGAAGGGAAGCTTCAGATAGTACTTCAATCCATCATTGATAATGGTGTTAATGTGAAGGTTAAGATCAAGcaaagaaaagtaaagaaaggTACTCGTTCACCTCTGCCTTAG
- the LOC127812133 gene encoding uncharacterized protein LOC127812133, whose product MAAAEGATLNHVSRESSDIHRLANFYQEIFGFERVESPKFEFNVIWLKLGGSFFLHLIERNPETNLPEGPWSSTSAVADPKNLRRGHHICFSVSNFDSFVQTLKEKGIETHQVTQPNGKTKQVFFFDPDGNGLEVASM is encoded by the exons ATGGCTGCAGCGGAAGGGGCGACCCTCAACCACGTATCCAGAGAGTCCTCCGACATACACCGGCTTGCCAATTTCTATCAGGAG ATTTTTGGGTTTGAGCGAGTGGAGAGCCCCAAGTTTGAATTCAACGTGATATGGCTGAAATTGGGCGGCTCTTTCTTTCTGCACCTCATAGAAAGAAACCCAGAGACCAACCTTCCTGAAGGGCCTTGGAGCTCCACCTCTGCCGTAGCTGACCCCAAGAATCTCCGCCGAGGCCACCATATCTGCTTCTCCGTCTCCAATTTCGATTCCTTTGTTCAAACCCTCAAG GAAAAGGGAATTGAAACGCACCAGGTGACTCAGCCAAATGGAAAGACCAAGCAAGTATTCTTCTTTGATCCAGATG GTAATGGTTTGGAGGTTGCTAGCATGTAA
- the LOC127810903 gene encoding uncharacterized protein LOC127810903 isoform X1, with protein sequence MKCSSELRPLQSYRTLVLPFFRVLQQVKDLLLRTQMALMSLRRIANFTPAVNFHSLSRMLCFSSSSRTFFDNENGGGATQSPLINNEGIGIASSGAHLSTLFSRGTAHLQGCRIELVDDEAWQLSSGLAEAWRGRNRAPEGTGLVTEAVDEEMVTSSLPSEDDPNFDEIDDMRIRGSLFYKIDRDSKEFEEYSFDFHGKKQTKNKQNRKERENSKGKLASEAEKSSKNKEEQKETRKRENASYDSVTEGKGLPKLLKNDVLNSSLHEMDSSCGGKRERALTFNQLTAPYHEPFCLDIYLTKGSVRACIIHRATSKVVAVAHSISKDMKFDLSSVRNATACAAVGHVLAQRALADDIHNVVYTPRKGEKLEGKLQIVLQSIIDNGVNVKVKIKQRKVKKGTRSPLP encoded by the coding sequence ATGAAATGCTCCTCTGAGTTACGCCCGCTTCAGTCATACCGCACCTTAGTCTTGCCGTTCTTTCGTGTCCTCCAGCAGGTGAAAGATCTTCTGTTAAGAACCCAAATGGCATTAATGTCTTTGAGAAGAATCGCCAACTTCACGCCAGCGGTGAATTTTCATTCTCTTTCAAGAATGCtttgtttttcttctagttCGCGGACATTTTTTGACAATGAAAATGGAGGTGGAGCAACACAATCACCATTGATCAATAATGAGGGAATTGGAATTGCCAGCAGTGGGGCTCATCTTTCGACTTTGTTTTCGCGAGGTACAGCTCATCTGCAGGGTTGCAGAATTGAACTTGTAGATGACGAGGCGTGGCAGCTTTCATCAGGTTTAGCTGAGGCatggagaggaagaaatagGGCACCTGAAGGAACTGGTCTGGTTACTGAAGCTGTTGATGAGGAGATGGTTACTTCCAGCTTGCCTAGCGAGGATGATCCAAACTTTGATGAGATTGATGATATGAGAATCAGAGGAAGCCTTTTCTATAAGATTGATAGAGATTCCAAAGAATTTGAGGAATACAGTTTTGACTTCCATGGCAAAAAACAGACAAAGAACAAGCAAaacaggaaagaaagagagaactCAAAAGGTAAGTTGGCATCTGAGGCTGAAAAATCCTCTAAGAACAAAGAAGAGCAAAAGGAAACCAGAAAGAGGGAAAATGCAAGTTATGATTCCGTTACTGAAGGTAAGGGCTTGCCCAAACTTCTTAAGAATGACGTTCTTAATTCTTCACTACATGAAATGGACAGTTCTTGTGGTGGGAAAAGGGAAAGGGCTCTCACCTTCAATCAACTTACGGCTCCTTACCATGAACCATTTTGCTTAGACATTTACCTAACGAAGGGATCTGTTCGTGCCTGCATCATTCACCGGGCGACTAGCAAGGTTGTTGCTGTGGCTCATTCAATATCCAAGGACATGAAGTTTGACCTGTCATCAGTGAGGAACGCAACTGCTTGTGCTGCAGTGGGACATGTTTTAGCCCAGAGAGCATTGGCTGATGACATCCATAATGTGGTTTACACACCAAGGAAAGGGGAAAAATTGGAAGGGAAGCTTCAGATAGTACTTCAATCCATCATTGATAATGGTGTTAATGTGAAGGTTAAGATCAAGcaaagaaaagtaaagaaaggTACTCGTTCACCTCTGCCTTAG
- the LOC127811795 gene encoding non-specific lipid transfer protein GPI-anchored 5-like, whose protein sequence is MAHQGVAGVVAMVVVIWAGAVSAQSSSSCSNALISLSPCLNYITGNTSTPSSGCCSQLANVVRSQPQCLCEAINGGGGSSLGINVNQTQALALPSACNVQTPPISRCKAASPPSSPAGTPEYESQAPLQEEQGLKLCHQLTAAFRQ, encoded by the exons aTGGCACATCAAGGGGTAGCTGGGGTGGTGGCTATGGTGGTTGTGATCTGGGCTGGAGCGGTCTCTGCTCAGTCCTCGTCGAGTTGCTCGAATGCGTTAATCAGTTTGTCACCGTGCCTGAACTACATCACCGGGAACACCTCCACGCCGTCCTCTGGATGCTGCTCGCAGCTGGCCAACGTCGTTCGCTCGCAGCCACAGTGCTTGTGTGAGGCCATAAATGGCGGCGGCGGATCGTCCCTGGGCATCAATGTCAACCAGACTCAGGCTCTGGCCCTTCCTTCGGCCTGCAATGTCCAGACTCCTCCCATCAGCCGATGTAAAG CTGCTTCCCCGCCCAGTTCGCCGGCGGGCACACCGGAATATGAATCTCAAGCCCCCCTTCAG GAGGAACAGGGTCTAAAACTGTGCCATCAACTGACAGCGGCTTTCCGGCAGTGA
- the LOC127812027 gene encoding uncharacterized protein LOC127812027 yields MDREIESAKCECCGLKEDCTQDYISEVKAKFDDKWLCGLCSEAVRDEVERGKSVMKEAVKAHMSFCRKYKSNPATRVADGMRQMLLRRRSTDSKSSPSPSPSNK; encoded by the coding sequence ATGGATCGTGAGATTGAGTCTGCAAAGTGTGAGTGTTGTGGGCTGAAGGAAGACTGCACCCAAGACTATATTAGTGAGGTGAAGGCAAAATTTGACGACAAATGGCTATGTGGGCTGTGCTCAGAAGCTGTGAGAGATGAAGTCGAGAGAGGCAAGTCTGTGATGAAGGAGGCTGTCAAGGCTCACATGTCCTTTTGTCGAAAATATAAATCCAATCCAGCCACTCGGGTTGCTGATGGGATGAGGCAGATGCTGCTGAGGAGAAGGTCCACTGATTCCAaatcatctccctctccatctccATCCAACAAGTAG
- the LOC127812131 gene encoding late embryogenesis abundant protein D-34-like, giving the protein MSQPQPRRPQDYVEQEPIKYGDVFSVTGDLAEKPIAPQDAAVMQTAETTMFGEVQRGGPAAVMQSAAAVNERAGLVRPRDAAAVTGDREMNVTATDYQGTRVITESVSGQVVGQYYDATPLQQGTAPATALQSQITMGEALEAAASVVGDKPVNQSDAAALRAAEARATGINIITPGGVAAAAQSAASYNTAVDSDEDKVKLADVLKDATAKLPGNKVVTREDARAVSSAERRSNPNLTTYPGGVAESVATAARFNEQAKATAM; this is encoded by the exons ATGAGCCAGCCACAGCCCCGTCGACCGCAGGACTACGTCGAACAAGAGCCCATCAAGTATGGTGACGTTTTCTCGGTCACCGGCGACCTCGCCGAGAAGCCTATTGCACCGCAAGATGCTGCCGTGATGCAGACGGCGGAGACCACTATGTTTGGGGAGGTCCAGAGGGGCGGACCAGCAGCAGTCATGCAGAGTGCAGCTGCAGTTAATGAAAGAGCTGGGCTGGTTCGCCCCCGCGACGCAGCCGCAGTCACCGGCGATAGGGAAATGAACGTCACGGCCACGGACTACCAGGGAACCCGCGTCATAACTGAATCGGTCTCCGGACAG GTTGTGGGGCAATACTACGACGCCACGCCGCTGCAACAGGGGACCGCTCCAGCAACCGCTTTGCAGTCGCAAATAACCATGGGCGAAGCTCTGGAAGCAGCGGCAAGTGTGGTGGGCGACAAGCCGGTGAACCAGAGCGATGCCGCCGCCTTACGGGCGGCGGAGGCGAGAGCCACCGGCATCAATATCATAACTCCCGGCGGCGTTGCGGCCGCGGCGCAGTCGGCGGCTTCGTATAACACCGCCGTGGACAGCGACGAGGACAAGGTCAAGCTCGCTGATGTTCTCAAG GATGCGACGGCGAAGCTGCCGGGGAATAAGGTGGTGACGAGAGAGGACGCGCGGGCGGTGAGCAGCGCGGAGAGGAGGAGCAACCCGAATCTGACGACGTATCCGGGGGGAGTGGCGGAATCGGTGGCTACAGCTGCTAGGTTCAACGAGCAGGCCAAGGCCACTGCCATGTGA
- the LOC127811018 gene encoding FCS-Like Zinc finger 8: MLKKRSRATTKQAPMADCSSLSSPTGKYTRLTTSIFSSLASKSFTETESVLSPTSIVDTIPFPALKNPFWSDKQTLKFPKPETRTQWERLDYSRRVGLGIVDALADENSDPILPKSNSRMVLFGSQLKIQIPSSILSTVQSPKSPADFGIKTRTSQLGSFSPSLGTKSPFGSANSGPETPNSPATFTVPASEMELSEDYTRVISRGPNPRTTHIFDDCVVEISAASKMENGFYYNRSLSFPSESFLSFCHTCRKNLGQGKDIYIYRGEKAFCSSECRHKEMMLEEKMGKLES; this comes from the exons ATGCTGAAGAAGAGATCAAGAGCAACCACCAAGCAAGCTCCAATGGCGGATTGCAGCTCTCTATCTTCGCCAACCGGAAAATACACCAGGCTCACTACTTCCATTTTCAGCTCTCTTGCTTCGAAAAGCTTCACTGAAACCGAATCTGTTCTGAGCCCAACTTCCATCGTCGACACCATACCATTCCCCGCCCTGAAAAACCCCTTCTGGTCAGATAAACAAACTCTAAAATTCCCAAAACCAGAGACCAGAACCCAATGGGAAAGATTGGATTACTCCCGACGGGTTGGTCTCGGCATTGTCGACGCTCTCGCCGATGAAAATTCCGACCCAATATTGCCCAAATCTAATAGCCGAATGGTTCTGTTCGGATCACAGTTGAAGATCCAGATTCCCTCCTCTATTCTTTCCACCGTTCAATCTCCCAAATCGCCGGCCGATTTCGGGATCAAGACGAGGACTTCTCAGCTGGGTTCCTTCTCGCCGTCTCTTGGGACGAAGTCGCCGTTTGGCTCTGCGAATTCCGGCCCAGAAACCCCCAATTCTCCGGCGACTTTCACCGTCCCTGCTTCTGAAATGGAGCTCTCCGAGGATTACACTCGCGTGATTTCTCGCGGCCCCAATCCGAGAACAACCCATATTTTCGATGATTGCGTTGTTGAGATCTCTGCTGCTTCCAAAATGGAAAATGGGTTTTACTATAATCGGTCATTGAGCTTTCCATCGGAGAGTTTCCTCAGCTTCTGTCACACTTGCAGGAAGAATCTCGGCCAAGGAAAAGACATCTACATTTATAG GGGTGAGAAAGCTTTCTGCAGCAGCGAGTGCCGGCACAAGGAAATGATGCTGGAAGAGAAGATGGGAAAGTTGGAGTCTTGA